In the Neodiprion virginianus isolate iyNeoVirg1 chromosome 2, iyNeoVirg1.1, whole genome shotgun sequence genome, TTTACAATACTCAAAGAACGATCTATGCTTGATTTCCTTCTCATCACGCGCTgtggtgaatttgaatttttcttaaaactcAGTTGAGGAATAAAGTCGATTCCATTAgcggtgataaaaaaaacacacacacactcgagtaacaaaaaaataaaacgccAGTATGCCTACGCGACGTGTTCGACGAGGAATAATATTAACGAATCGAGAGACTGCGAGTGAGCGTGCAGGCGAGGGAGTGTAGAGTGCCTGTAAAGGCGTAAACTTGAAAAGAGGAATTAAGTCCACAACCACATTGAAGGCGAGCAGAGAACCCGCGTCAATCAAACCAGTGTACGCATGCCCAactgtaataaatataattaatagGAAGCACTTAGTGGGCGgatggaaaaaagagaaaagatgaggaaaaaaaaaagaaacaagacacaagaggcaaaaaaaaaatgaaaaataaataaaaacgaaagaaagaaaaattcggcTCCCGATCATCGTAGAGGATATAAACGACCATGTAAATATCCATCTTGCACCGGTCGATCTGACCGACAAAACCCTTCCATCGAAAGTCAATCCTCAAGGACAAACGTGCTTAGATTTTCTCGCCTCATGCACCACCGATACCAAAACTGACGCCCATTGTGCATTGACAGACGCGGCATAGCTACCGCATTGCGTTTCGGAGCACAGTGCACCGCGTACCCACGCCCACATATTGAAGCCAACACGAATACCTTCGCAGCACGAAGCGACAGCGTTACCTACGCGCTTACGGTGAACCACGCGTCCTTTCCGCGAAACATCGGACATGTCGAATGACACGTGAGACGACTGAACCTCTGTCTCAGAGGCTTGTAGCATTGCTTGGAGGAATCACAGCCATGTGTGAACGCGACTTGTACCGAAGACCTAGAAATTTAAATTGGACCGACGAACGAGTCGATACTTTACTGAAAACCGGTCCGTGGAACCGTCGTCAGTATTGCTGATGATCGATACACCGAATAGCCTGAGACTTTGAGGTATCTATAGAATCGCTTTGAATGACCGAACATGAAAACTTTCTTCATTCGTCAAAGTCCATACGGGTAGataggagaaaattttaacaacGGCTCCACGAACCGCACGGATCACGGCTGAAAACATTACCTGCGCttagaagaggaagaaagagagaaagaatcAAACCGAATCTAGTTTTCACGGTGTTCGGTCTGAGTAATGAGGTGTATCCCAGAGGCTGAGGTACCAAAAAAGCAATTTACATCCACGACATAATTTCGTTATTGCGCGACTACGAAAGGCCATAACTAGGGCTGTAAAACGGGATGACTTCGTTTTATCGATTCCGCCATCCCACCATCCCGGCTACATCGTTACAATTTCTTGTCGTGCATGCGATAGTCCCGCTTTTCTCCGTTATATCGAGGCCGATACCACGCGATTGAGGAAGAACAAGAACGTTTTTACCAGTAACCACGACCGTGTAACGGCGGCTCTCTTGTATCGCTCAGTCGttgcatgaaaatattttgagcAACCGCATTTGAGACCGGAAGCCAGTTTTTTCACCGCCGCATAGAATAAGACAACCCTTTTTAAGGGCCGTCCCGAAGGGAACTTTGGAACACAGCTTGATCCTTTGTCCGAATTGCTCGCCGTAATTTGGTCTCTCGAGGCACTCGAGGATCTCAGCTGGAAGCCTTTATACGTCACGTTAAATAACCTAGCCCAACAGAATCCAACCTCACCCGGGTATATCTGGCCGGTCGACTCAGCGGCTAATCCGAAAGCTCTGAAAGCAAAGTGGTCGATTTGGTTGAAACGCAGGCTTCGCAGCGTCCGGACACCCGATGATAAGAGCCTCGCATTGCCGTAACCCAGTGAACAATTAATGCTCTCCTCTAGTTGCCGGGGCTAATTAACGCTTCGAGGTCCTCCTGGCCGACCAGACGCTCGGCGTCTCCGGGAAACAAAAAGCATTCCTGCAGGTTAGGGGAACCTGGGTTCAATCGTGAAGTCGCGCTGGCAGCGATTCTCCAAGGGATGGATTCGAACGCGTGTGCACATATTTAAGTTTCTACAAGGTGTGTataagaaagagagagagagagagagtgagagcgagagagagagacggacaGAAGGAGAGCAGcgaaagagaggaagagggcGAAAACGACGATGAGCATCAAAGTGGCGGGCGTGGGAAAGAAGGCATCGAGCGAGCCACCAATTAACACCAATTAGCGTTCATATACTCTAGGTACCCCCGCCGAATGAACTTCACGTTTACCATCCTGCGCACACCATGCGCGAGCACTCCCGGAGCACCGTAACGTACGGGACCGTCGTTCATGCGATGGACGAATGTATCATCCATTGTGTGTCGCGCACACGCAGGCCTGCTTAGTAATATCTAATTAATAGGAGTGGGCGATTCATACGTGGACGTCAGAGCCGAGGAGGAGCGCACCGCGTTCATTACCTAGCCGAGGTGATCGGTTAGGTGCCCCGAGTTAGGATCGCGTGGTGCGCCTACGAGGATTTCCGAAGCGTATCGGGACTCGCGAAAACAGTTGCCAGGGTATCATCTCAGCCCGTGATTGCGACTACCGGTGATTGATAATCTCGATAGATTACCGGTGTTTTCGCTAGCGATGACCGTTGGAGGATCCTCAACTGCCATCTTTGCCGCTTTCTACATTGGCCCGCAcgttagagagagagagagagagagagagatggagagcgagagagaagaGAGCCGGAGAGAGCCGGTCGCGTTGCATGAttggaattcatttattacatTAGGCAGCCGTCACTCACGTCTGCTGGATGGATCGGTTGGATTGGTGGTTTCAATCAGGTTCTCTCAACTACGTCGAGCGTGCGGAGTGCGGACGCAACAGTGTCCACGCACTCACTAACTAGGCGCACAGATGACCGTAGCGATAAGCCAATGGCCATCAGGAACCCTTTTAAATCATAATTTTGAACATCTCGGGCGTACCGAATGCCCCTAATCCGTTTGCCTGGTCACGTATCCTCGCGCGCAGCTATTTCGCCATAACAAGTAGGCACAGTGGGTACACACGCGTGTATCAAGATATAGGTGGATTCGCGAGAGAGTCGAGGCTGGGAACCGCGAGGCGAGTCTTAAAATCCAAACACCGCAGCGGTCTCTTATGCTACTTCACGTGATCGCCGTATTTACTGTTACACGCTATCCACGGAGAGCGTTACACCGGTCgcgatgaataaataaaaaataaaaaaagaaatcaccgCATGGTCGAGTGTGATAAAACTCCGGAAACAGCCGTTTCGTATCTCTATTTTACGCTCCTCAATGTGTGCTTTCAGAGACAATTCACGCTGATCCTTCAGGCGAGAGACGAGGCTACTTTGGGCGTAATAGAGGAGGCTAGCTACAGCGGCCTCGTCCTCCCTGGACCGGCGTGGCACACCCTGAACCATCAGGGTAGAAACGCTCATCTGGCTTACAGGGTGCGAGTCCAGTGCGCCGAGCATTACTACAACGCGACGTGCACGAAGCTCTGCAGGCCGAGGGACGACAAGTTTGGGCATTACACTTGCGACGACAACGGCGACAAGGTTTGCATCCACGGATGGAAAGGCGCCAACTGCGAAACCGGTAAGTCCGACTGTCAGTCAGCCGACGCTCTGCGTAACTATACCTTGTACTTCCTCTACGGCTCAATTTCATTGCACGTCTTGATTACCGCGGGACAGGTTGTTAATTGTTCGACCTGTACCAAATCCCGATTGCGGGCTCCGCCGCCGCCAATGAAGGATGTGGAAGCATAGGATGTTTTATTGATCGCGGTTTGTACCGTCTCGGTGAAAGTTGCATGCACTCGAGGAGTCTCTGCCTTTCTTGTCAGCGTATAATAGATATATACACGTGATGATGATAAAACTTGTTTGTATATACACATCGCGTGTTGCGCCGTGTGTACGTACGTACTCGgtattgtatacatatgtacgttGCTGATATATTATCTTGAACCGTCTTCCTTAATGGATGACGGCTAGACGCTTGTCATACGATGATACAAAGATAGCCACGATCACGCCAGATCTCGTCATACAATAGAGTACTCGTTAATTCAACAGCTCTCTCTTTGCCGGCTAATCGTTACTTCCGCCTTCGCGTTTAATATCCAACGATGATGCACCTACACGTACACTGATATGTATTTACAGGCCCTCGGCCTCCTCTCAATTTCCATGCGCCTTGAATTTACTTCTTCCGTCATTTCCTCATTGATTATATCAAGATTACACTTTGCCGTTATTTTCCTTCCTCCCCTTCTTCCTTCCTCGCTATACAAACCGCTCCTTCCTCCAATCAGCATCGTCTAACATGCACGTCTGATTACAGCGGTTTGCAAAGAGGGCTGTCATCCGGTCCACGGGCATTGTGACGTCAGCGGTGAGTGCAACTGCCGCCCGGGATGGCGGGGCGAGTATTGCGACCAGTGCACCCCGTACCCTGGCTGCAAGCACGGCTACTGCAACGGATCGAGTTGGCAGTGCATCTGCGACACGAACTGGGGTGGAATTCTCTGCGACCAGGACTTGAACTACTGCGGTACCCACGAGCCTTGCCAGAACGGCGGCACGTGCGAAAACACAGCTCCAGACCAGTACCGATGCACGTGTCCGGACGGGTTTTCGGGACCGACGTGCGAGAAGGTGGACAACCCGTGCGCCTCGAATCCTTGCCTGAACGCAGCGACGTGTCGAGAGTCGGGGGAGACGGCGCACTGCGAATGTATGCCAGGGTACACCGGACCCTACTGCGGTACCGACATCGACGAGTGCGCTTCCCAGCCGTGCCAGAACGGAGGGACCTGCGTTGACGGGAAGAACGAGTTCGTATGCAACTGCCCGTCGGCCTGGCAAGGGACGCTGTGCCAGTTCGACGTCGACGAATGCTCCCTGAAGGAGTCGCCCTGCAAGAACTCGGTGACCTGCGTCAACCTGGCCGGGGATTACAGGTGCCGATGTCAGAGCGGGTTCACGGGGAAGAACTGCACGCGGAACATTAACGACTGCGTGGGCCAGTGCCAGCACGGTGCTCTGTGCATCGACCTCGTCAACGACTATCACTGCTCGTGCACACCTGGGTACTCGGGGAAGGACTGCGAGGTCGACATCGACGACTGCGCCTCGCAGCCCTGCCAAAACGGCGGCGAGTGTCGCGACCTCGTCAACTCCTACGAGTGCGTATGCCCAGTTGGGTTCACCGGCTATCAGTGCGAGATCGATCGCGATCATTGCAGCCCAAACCCGTGCAGGAACTCCGCACCCTGCTTCAACACCCAGGCCGATTACTACTGCCACTGCCCGGAACGATGGCAGGGCAAAAACTGCTCCGAACCAGCATCTCACAATCCCGACTTCAGTTTCATCGACGACGATCTTGGATGCGGAAGCGAGGGGGCGCCCTGCGGCGGCCGCGGGAAATGCAGCGGAGGAAGGTGCACGTGTGATCCCGGATACACCGGGCTTCATTGTCACGAAAATATCAACGACTGCAGAGGGAATCCTTGCCTGAATGGCAGCACCTGCGTTGACCTTATCAATTCGTTTCAGTGCATATGCAGGGAGGGATGGACCGGTGATCTATGCGACCAAGGtgcgttttatttttgtcttttctcCTCACATTTGGGTAGTGGTAAAATGCAATGTATCGTCGTGTTGCATCAGTGCGGGTGGAATTCCACCAATTGACGACTGAACATGGTGCGGTGGTATATTTGGCTGCTTCGGCGTCCGATCCATTGTTAATGAACCGTGATTCATGGACCGTGGTAACTGCATACCTGTAATAATTATCTTCGATTGACCGAGGTTTTCACATTTACAGATGTCGACGAGTGCGCAACCGCACCTTGTCGAAACAACGGTACCTGCATAGACGGTCTCGCCGACTTCACGTGCACGTGTCGCGGCGGCTGGAAGGGCAAGACGTGCGCGTTGCGGGGCGGTCACTGCGAGCCCGGGACCTGCAGACACGGCGGTACGTGTCAAGACCGGGGTGACGGATTCACCTGCCACTGTCCCCCGGGTTGGGAGGGTGCGGCCTGTCACATAGCGGCGCCAGCCTGCGCCAGCGACCCCTGCGAGAACGGGGCGACCTGCGTGAACACGGCGGACGGCGGGTACCGATGCGTCTGCAGAGAGGGTTTCGAGGGTCCGAACTGCAGGAGGGACATCGACAACTGTCAGCCCCTCCCGTGCCAGAACGGGGGTCGATGCGTCGACGGCGTGAATTGGTTCAGGTGCGAATGCGCCCCGGGTTTCACCGGCCCCGATTGTAGGATAAACGTCAACGAGTGCGCGAGCGACCCCTGCGTCGGCGGGGCGACGTGCATCGACGGTATCGCGAGCTACTCCTGCGTCTGTCCCCCCGGGAGAACCGGCGTCCAGTGCGAGGCGCGGACCCCCGGGGGACCGGGCTGCGTCGCCGCCAGTTGGGACGATTATTGTAACCTTTGCGAGTGCACGAACGGGAAGAATCAGTGCAGCAACGTCTGGTGCGGGCCTGGAAGCTGTCTGAACGGCACGTCGTGCCTGGCTCACGAAGTCTGTGTACCCTCGCCCGGCGAAAGTTGTCTGGCACCGCCGTGCCCGGCTTGGGGCGAGTGTCGCCCGGTCGAAAGCGGGCGAAGAGTCGGCCCCCCAGCCCTTCCGGCGCCCCCCTCCTGCTGGCCAGGCCAAGCGACCCCCGGTCCAACCTGCTCGAAACTGACCATCCTTCTGCGAAGAGACACTCTGGTGATCGGGACGTCGGTGGAGCTTCTCTGTCGCAGGCTGAGGCGACTGCTCGCCGACCCTCGACGACCCCAATCCGTCGTCCTTCTCTGCGACCTGAAACCTGGCGACAACGACACCGTCGAGGTGACGATATTCTCCGAGGCAGCATCGGCCGCGGCCAGGGACCTCGGCGAGGCCTTGAGCAGGCCAGTGAGCAGGCAGGTCGCCCTGGCTTCCGTCCTCGAAGTCAAGGTCGAAACAGCCACGCTCAGCGAGCCGAACACCGCGAACTCTGGGGGTGGTGGATACCTTGCTGTCCTGGGGGGCGCCCTGGCGACGATTCTCCTCCTCGCCGCTCTTGGGGGCGTCTGGTACATCCGTTCGATTCGACACAGGTCCGGAATCACGGCGACGACGAGCAGTGAGACTTCGCTTCACCGGCACCGGAGTGACcttgatgaaaaatcgaacaatCTTCAGAACGAGGAGAATCTCAGGAGGTACGCGAACCCACTCAAGGACCAGGACTCCGTTGAGCCGCGCGTCTCCGTTGTAAGGCCCCTGTCGGGTGCCTCGCTCGGGGCCTTGGGCCCCACCGAGGAGAGTCTCGAGATGGTCTCGGAGGAGGGTCGACACCGATTGCCGCCCCTCTACAAACCCCCCAGCGCCGAGACGAGGAACAACACGGCGACCTTCAGCTACGAGGAAGGACTCCACAAGCCGTACACGAAACCGCGGCTTCAGGAACCCTCTTATCCTCTTCAGCAGCCCGGGACCAGCCAGGCGGGACCTCACCAAGTGCTGACGGTCCACGTTTAACGGTCCCTGAGGTCTGGTCCACCTCGGGTGGAGGTTTCGTAGGTACTTCTAAGATGTAACGCGGTTCTCGCGAGATGACGCCCGGCATCGTGCGTCTCTGTGGAACATTGTACGTTTGTCTTTTCGCTTAACCATCCTCCCCGCTCCCCTCCCCCTTCTCCACACACCGTATTTCTTTTTGAGTGGAAAATTTTACTCGAGAGATTCGACATAAATTATGCAAGTTTAGTGTGCTCAGAGAACGCGAGAGTTTGTTTAATACGTCGGCAAGTGTCAACCTAGTCCGCGATCAGTATCGGTGACAAATATTATGGGGAAATAAGCAACTAATTTCGGAGGTATAGGCTTAATAATGGTTATGGAGAGACAAGCTGTTTGACGCGTGGGTGTATTAAAGGTATAGTGCCGAAAGATACAGACTGCGGGGCTCGCGTCGTCGTGCCACGACTGTATATTTAATAACATTTACGTATTTACAAATATTCTACGATCGGTGGAGAGATCCCGTTTCATCGAAGGTCCGTAAATTGCCAGTATATACGTcaccttcttctttttttcctaatCTTCTCCTCCGTTCAACGCTCACCGCCCacataattgaaatttctttcctACGCTGTTACGCATTCATACATTATGCATTTTACACACATACGAGAGTGAATCTTATATCCCTATGCGGTTCTTTCACCTCGGTTTACATGTGCATAGATGTgtcgacgaaaatttttaaccctCCCCTCCGTCGTCCCATTTATTGCTGCAGTTAATTATTTCTCGATACAATTTTACGAACTTACAAATATGCAATAATCCAGATCTTCGAagagaatgaatttatttacaacgCCTTGTAcgatagaaaaattgatttacaaactaGAAAAACGTGAAAAGGCATAAAATAATCAGTAAAGAAATAAGGGGATTTGGTTTGGCACGTAAATCGCTTCGATTCCTTCAGTTGGCaatattgaatttaataaCATTTACACACAGTATAATATTCGTAAAATTATCAGTAAATATTTCCTGGGAAAGTAACAGTAGTAATCATAACCATATGGCAATAGTAATAACACTTGTAATAACATTTACTATATaaagtaataatatatgtactattacaatattactaatattaatattattattattattatttgtaacaGTAATTCAATTATAGTGGTAACAGTTATACGTTgtagtaatgataataatgttaTCTACGACGATTGACGGTTGATAGTGATTAATATAACAGTAAATAGCAATAACAATTATAGTTATAACGTCTGATGAACGATTGTTATCgttgtacatatgtatatagcCCGTACTTATTAATTTCGCTAAGCCTGTATTCTCTATCTCCCCCTGTCTCCGTAATATAATATCTATCTCGACTAAATATCGTCTTTCCGAATAGTcgaatgtttctttttttttttattttaattttatacagGAATATCTGACAGCTCCAGGTTGTGACACACGCCGAAATTACATACaattatacacaaatatataaaacacgtatatacatacatatatctttataaatatatacataaatgattttaaaaaaaagacatatatatataaatacttgTTACATAAATTTATCTAATAAACGCAGGCTTACGTTCCTTCAGAAGATATTGTGATACTCATAGGGAAAACAATCACTTGTTACGACTTTGCGATTACTTAAAATAGATCGTGATTTATATGGATATTATAATATAGTATGTATAAGGGTTTCACACGTCACGTATATACACTAGTATGCGATGTATCAAATACCTTAAGTGCAATTCAATTAGACAGTGAATCTCCCAGCGAGCGTCCCAGTGAATGCCCCAGTGAATCTCATGAAGACGCTACATATTAATATGTGGTAGAgaaggttttattttttttaatttcattaaaatgatacaatgattgtaatttttgataaaacttGATTAGTATACGTCCGTGCATATGCGTATAGTATAGATTTTAAACTTCAATATATACATccagtatgtatatattatacatacggtAGTTGTTAAGAATAAGCTTATACGCaagaacaaattttatattagaatttttttatttcataaagaaaactatattattattattattattattattattattattattattattattattattatacgaataGATAGATcgatattatattgtattattatttttattttattgtaaggatattattattttgcgATCAATGGCAATAATTCTTTCCGTATACCGAATGGTCACAGATTCATGATCAAGAAATGTAATACCGGAATTATTCATGTCATCTATTAAACGAAAAATGCCCGTGcaacaaatatatattaataacgAACCAATTATATGAGTGGAGCTGAAAGAACTAATGCCTTTGGTCAAGATTAATAGATAGACAAAAGAAAAAGCCCAAGCGTCGATTAAAACATCGAGTGTGATTCGAATTCCAAGTTTTAAGTTTCGAACTTTGAGTGAATGAGTGCGTGTAAATAGGCTCCTTCTACCCCactataataaaaatgaagaaaaattttcaataaaaagtACAATCGTGAAATACCCGTtagtttatttacaaaattacatTCATTCCCATCTCTCGCTATGCGTTGTATTTTTCTGGCTGTTAAttaagataatttttaatgatagATCTGACAGGGCGTAAGGAATTTTAAGGACTTTTGTACGCGGAAGCATGTAAGGTGGAGTACACTCTTG is a window encoding:
- the LOC124297441 gene encoding protein jagged-1 isoform X2; the protein is MRAAVAFVLFLAHLIQATTATGFFEVQILSLTNNRGTLVDGRCCGGGTDGGGGGGGGDNWGGGYPVCGTPCTTAFWLCLKEYQSNVTAIGSCSFGNVSSQALGQNTFTLSEPVTLQLRFTFRWTRQFTLILQARDEATLGVIEEASYSGLVLPGPAWHTLNHQGRNAHLAYRVRVQCAEHYYNATCTKLCRPRDDKFGHYTCDDNGDKVCIHGWKGANCETAVCKEGCHPVHGHCDVSGECNCRPGWRGEYCDQCTPYPGCKHGYCNGSSWQCICDTNWGGILCDQDLNYCGTHEPCQNGGTCENTAPDQYRCTCPDGFSGPTCEKVDNPCASNPCLNAATCRESGETAHCECMPGYTGPYCGTDIDECASQPCQNGGTCVDGKNEFVCNCPSAWQGTLCQFDVDECSLKESPCKNSVTCVNLAGDYRCRCQSGFTGKNCTRNINDCVGQCQHGALCIDLVNDYHCSCTPGYSGKDCEVDIDDCASQPCQNGGECRDLVNSYECVCPVGFTGYQCEIDRDHCSPNPCRNSAPCFNTQADYYCHCPERWQGKNCSEPASHNPDFSFIDDDLGCGSEGAPCGGRGKCSGGRCTCDPGYTGLHCHENINDCRGNPCLNGSTCVDLINSFQCICREGWTGDLCDQDVDECATAPCRNNGTCIDGLADFTCTCRGGWKGKTCALRGGHCEPGTCRHGGTCQDRGDGFTCHCPPGWEGAACHIAAPACASDPCENGATCVNTADGGYRCVCREGFEGPNCRRDIDNCQPLPCQNGGRCVDGVNWFRCECAPGFTGPDCRINVNECASDPCVGGATCIDGIASYSCVCPPGRTGVQCEARTPGGPGCVAASWDDYCNLCECTNGKNQCSNVWCGPGSCLNGTSCLAHEVCVPSPGESCLAPPCPAWGECRPVESGRRVGPPALPAPPSCWPGQATPGPTCSKLTILLRRDTLVIGTSVELLCRRLRRLLADPRRPQSVVLLCDLKPGDNDTVEVTIFSEAASAAARDLGEALSRPVSRQVALASVLEVKVETATLSEPNTANSGGGGYLAVLGGALATILLLAALGGVWYIRSIRHRSGITATTSSETSLHRHRSDLDEKSNNLQNEENLRRYANPLKDQDSVEPRVSVVRPLSGASLGALGPTEESLEMVSEEGRHRLPPLYKPPSAETRNNTATFSYEEGLHKPYTKPRLQEPSYPLQQPGTSQAGPHQVLTVHV
- the LOC124297441 gene encoding protein jagged-1 isoform X1; the encoded protein is MEATLQRVRLWQMIRVVHRHGNLVAEAPGHRNLGLGDRATTATGFFEVQILSLTNNRGTLVDGRCCGGGTDGGGGGGGGDNWGGGYPVCGTPCTTAFWLCLKEYQSNVTAIGSCSFGNVSSQALGQNTFTLSEPVTLQLRFTFRWTRQFTLILQARDEATLGVIEEASYSGLVLPGPAWHTLNHQGRNAHLAYRVRVQCAEHYYNATCTKLCRPRDDKFGHYTCDDNGDKVCIHGWKGANCETAVCKEGCHPVHGHCDVSGECNCRPGWRGEYCDQCTPYPGCKHGYCNGSSWQCICDTNWGGILCDQDLNYCGTHEPCQNGGTCENTAPDQYRCTCPDGFSGPTCEKVDNPCASNPCLNAATCRESGETAHCECMPGYTGPYCGTDIDECASQPCQNGGTCVDGKNEFVCNCPSAWQGTLCQFDVDECSLKESPCKNSVTCVNLAGDYRCRCQSGFTGKNCTRNINDCVGQCQHGALCIDLVNDYHCSCTPGYSGKDCEVDIDDCASQPCQNGGECRDLVNSYECVCPVGFTGYQCEIDRDHCSPNPCRNSAPCFNTQADYYCHCPERWQGKNCSEPASHNPDFSFIDDDLGCGSEGAPCGGRGKCSGGRCTCDPGYTGLHCHENINDCRGNPCLNGSTCVDLINSFQCICREGWTGDLCDQDVDECATAPCRNNGTCIDGLADFTCTCRGGWKGKTCALRGGHCEPGTCRHGGTCQDRGDGFTCHCPPGWEGAACHIAAPACASDPCENGATCVNTADGGYRCVCREGFEGPNCRRDIDNCQPLPCQNGGRCVDGVNWFRCECAPGFTGPDCRINVNECASDPCVGGATCIDGIASYSCVCPPGRTGVQCEARTPGGPGCVAASWDDYCNLCECTNGKNQCSNVWCGPGSCLNGTSCLAHEVCVPSPGESCLAPPCPAWGECRPVESGRRVGPPALPAPPSCWPGQATPGPTCSKLTILLRRDTLVIGTSVELLCRRLRRLLADPRRPQSVVLLCDLKPGDNDTVEVTIFSEAASAAARDLGEALSRPVSRQVALASVLEVKVETATLSEPNTANSGGGGYLAVLGGALATILLLAALGGVWYIRSIRHRSGITATTSSETSLHRHRSDLDEKSNNLQNEENLRRYANPLKDQDSVEPRVSVVRPLSGASLGALGPTEESLEMVSEEGRHRLPPLYKPPSAETRNNTATFSYEEGLHKPYTKPRLQEPSYPLQQPGTSQAGPHQVLTVHV